Genomic DNA from Natronincola ferrireducens:
ACTTTCCAACGAAGTAAGGGACTTACTGTGGATGGAATAGTAGGTGTGCAAACTTGGACTGCACTGGGTGTAGACTGTAGCGTAGTACCACCACCAACCTGTCCAACGGGAACAACACCCTATACCATTAGAGCTGGGGATACCTTCTTTGCACTTGCTGAAAGATTCAACACAACAGTAGACGCAATAAGAAGAGCCAACCCAGGAGTAGATCCAAATAATTTACAAATTGGTCAAGTAATTTGTATGCCGACAACCACACCGCCACCAACCTGTCCAACGGGAACAACACCCTATACCATTAGAGCTGGAGATACCTTCTTTGCACTTGCTGAAAGATTCAACACAACAGTAGACGCAATAAGAAGAGCCAACCCAGGAGTAGATCCAAATAATTTACAAATTGGTCAAGTAATTTGTATACCGACAACCACACCACCACCAACCTGTCCAACGGGAACAACACCCTATACCATTAGAGCAGGAGATACCTTCTTTGCACTTGCTGAAAGATTCAACACAACAGTAGACGCAATAAGAAGAGCCAACCCAGGAGTAGATCCAAATAATTTACAAATTGGTCAAGTAATTTGTATACCAACAGCATAAGTAAAGCAAAATAAAAAAACAAGAGTTCCTTTGATGGAACTCTTGCTTTTTATCAAGGAAGAAGTATTCTAAGGTCCTTTATCGCCAATAGTCAGGGTATCAAAACCTTAAATTCTTTGGAAAGGTCTATGGACTAGAAGGTCAGGAGTTGGAAATACGAATAAAACCAGATGTTGTTGATGATAGACTATATAATATGGTAATATATTCATGTAATAGATAGCACCTATAAAATCATATGAATAAAAAAGGAGTTGTAGTTACTGATGGAAGGGGTTTTGCAAAGGGTAAAGGATTATATAGAAACGTTGCCGATAGAATTAGAAGTAATAGAATTTCAAGAAGGAACTACTAAAACAGCAGCAATGGCAGCAGAGCAGTTGGGTGTAACCGTGGGTCAAATAGCAAAATCTATTTTATTTCTGGCTCAGGGAGAGCCTGCTTTGGTGGTTACCAGTGGAGACATAAAGGTTAATGCAAGTGCATTAAAAAAGGTTTTAGGAGCTAAGCCTAAATTGGCAAAGCAAGAAGAATGTATTGCAATAACAGGGTTTCCACCGGGAGGCGTATGTCCCTTTGCTTTAAAAACTTCTATAAGAATATTAATTGATAAAAGCATGGAGCGTTTTGAAGTGGTTTATGCAGCTGCTGGCACTGCTAATACCGCTGTGCCTATTACAGTAGAGGAGCTTTTGATGGTTACCCAAGGAGAACTGGTGGATGTATGCAAGGAATAGATGGTCGACTAAAATAGACACCTTTTAATTCAAATCGATATTAAGGCTGTCTGCTCCAACAGGGATGACTAGATATTTATAGTCATCCCTGTTTTTAGTTCGTTAACATTACTCATGTTTTGTTTGAAATAATGATACGCATCTTTTCCCGTACAATGGCATGTATAGTATTCCTTAGTACCATTAGCATTTAAAGTTTTTGCTAACATTTCTAAAAAATCTTCAGT
This window encodes:
- a CDS encoding LysM peptidoglycan-binding domain-containing protein, with amino-acid sequence MYNMYHSQTSCPLGTAPYVIRAGDTFFAIAMRYGISLEALIAANPGVNPDRLFIGQIICIPMKPPSPPPTACPPGTMPYVIRAGDTFYSIARRYNVSLDALIAANPGVDPDRLQIGQVICIPVTPPPPPPPPPPPTPVCPTLRRTSTGPSVRQLQELLRDAGFDPGPIDGIFGPRTEEAVRTFQRSKGLTVDGIVGVQTWTALGVDCSVVPPPTCPTGTTPYTIRAGDTFFALAERFNTTVDAIRRANPGVDPNNLQIGQVICMPTTTPPPTCPTGTTPYTIRAGDTFFALAERFNTTVDAIRRANPGVDPNNLQIGQVICIPTTTPPPTCPTGTTPYTIRAGDTFFALAERFNTTVDAIRRANPGVDPNNLQIGQVICIPTA
- a CDS encoding YbaK/EbsC family protein, whose amino-acid sequence is MEGVLQRVKDYIETLPIELEVIEFQEGTTKTAAMAAEQLGVTVGQIAKSILFLAQGEPALVVTSGDIKVNASALKKVLGAKPKLAKQEECIAITGFPPGGVCPFALKTSIRILIDKSMERFEVVYAAAGTANTAVPITVEELLMVTQGELVDVCKE